One Setaria italica strain Yugu1 chromosome II, Setaria_italica_v2.0, whole genome shotgun sequence DNA segment encodes these proteins:
- the LOC101753317 gene encoding N-acetyl-D-glucosamine kinase, whose protein sequence is MQRHTGRDMWDVEECQSPRMGSVILGVDGGASNTVCVCIPAAMPFNDPLPVLSRTVAGCSNHNSVGEDRARETLERVMSQALLKARRRRSNVCAVCLAVAGVNHPIDQERMLDWLREIFPSHVKLFVENDAVAALASGTMGKLHGCVLIAGTGTIAYGFTSDGREARAAGAGPVLGDWGSGYGISAQAMTAVVRAYDGRGPETVLTNNILDFLGLASPDELIGWTYEDQSWARIADLLPVVVESAESGDEVANKILHNSVGELASSVKAVVQRLQLGGEDGKHPFPLVMVGKVLEANKRWDIGKEVIDCVTKNYPGAYPIHPKVEPAVGAALLAWNAIASELDGDIRNVQ, encoded by the exons ATGCAGCGGCACACGGGGCGGGACATGTGGGACGTGGAGGAGTGCCAGAGCCCGCGCATGGGCAGCGTCATcctcggcgtcgacggcggcgccagCAACACCGTCTGCGTCTGCATCCCCGCCGCCATGCCATTCAACGACCCGCTCCCCGTCCTCTCCCGCACCGTCGCAGGCTGCTCCAACCACAACTCCGTCGGAG AGGACAGGGCAAGGGAGACCTTGGAGAGAGTGATGTCACAGGCGCTGCTCAAGGCGCGCCGAAGACGATCAAACGTCTGCGCCGTCTGTTTGGCCGTAGCAGGCGTCAACCATCCAATCGATCAGGAGAGAATGCTGGATTGGCTCAG GGAGATTTTTCCAAGCCATGTCAAGCTATTTGTCGAGAACGACGCGGTGGCAGCATTAGCAAGTGGAACCATGGGCAAGCTCCACGGATGTGTGCTGATTGCAGGGACAGGGACGATAGCTTATGGGTTCACCAGTGATGGCAGGGAAGCCCGAGCAGCAGGTGCAGGGCCGGTTCTAGGTGACTGGGGCAG TGGGTATGGGATTTCTGCACAGGCAATGACAGCAGTGGTCAGAGCTTATGATGGCAGGGGTCCTGAAACGGTGCTTACGAACAACATCCTCGACTTTCTTGGGCTAGCATCACCAGACGAATTGATAGG ATGGACATACGAAGACCAATCATGGGCCCGCATTGCTGACCTTCTTCCGGTTGTGGTAGAATCTGCTGAGAGTGGTGATGAGGTGGCAAACAAGATCCTACATAATTCAGTTGGTGAACTAGCTTCCAGTGTCAAGGCTGTAGTGCAAAGGCTTCAACTTGGCGGTGAAG ATGGCAAACATCCATTTCCACTTGTTATGGTTGGTAAAGTCCTTGAGGCAAACAAGAGGTGGGACATTGGGAAAGAAGTGATAGATTGTGTTACCAAGAATTACCCAGGTGCCTATCCAATACACCCCAAG GTGGAACCAGCAGTTGGTGCAGCATTATTAGCATGGAATGCTATAGCAAGCGAATTAGATGGTGATATTAGAAATGTTCAATAA
- the LOC101753728 gene encoding WPP domain-associated protein — MARIQPVLDERMDPFLGRLTRTTTIDQTWCTAQNGLSLFNEPLPDTRISSAELNYGFIKFKDTTAPSNNANNFEPFATVVSRLHQHLLDANVEVTYTEYLDLMKLEVDQQLNKLTEDIRVFKSYDLAHKYDANSSCSTACHVGKLTEIDEGFNSLKVLLVVVFQQIREMLTLVNASIHDLQWEHELQLEVIRIIIGDCIRGLQDELGRRLHEQSSIVNSLRKNWQETVAQCASIREDLIAISDILLPSEEEPHIPLCRHESLGNWSDRWKFSFFRKITHQDHSLSSSEQNKNSATQKSISLSEVISEKSDFRHLKGMPRQEMLNYFRSEISKLRRLHELDLQEKTEELFKFKREKWSLALKYDVEFEPLRKKFPEIILRFDQIMSNGMAAPTICSASDALDERSRLNSRIDSLYRDNQHLRCLLAEKTKNVQELSCQISDASRKMSLQYSLEKQLLRQVSNIKEEYEDLYVESTIRDEIYQTVTRKLVDSHRNILEDTAQNFHAKLSSLEAALSEKDKALSLSNEENQKLKEKLSILEKEHFVQNNQQDLELTKQESEEMVLRDIEMETHVAPQRPYEISDQDMPYEELINLNQTLEIASTTLKEVETKKLDYSDILGKREQEKQLDCIMVSIMDLSKEFVEIEHKMSEDIKGNDKKTENLNDRCNHMVQQAIVLTKKGLWYKQMLDTRRSELRKAESEVDILGNKVNALLSLVQKIYVTLEHYSPVFQHHPVLLDAFLKTCKLVAGIRSRQKEESEDTT, encoded by the exons ATGGCGCGGATCCAGCCT GTTCTGGATGAAAGAATGGACCCATTTCTTGGTAGATTGACTAGAACTACCACCATTGACCAAACATGGTGCACTGCTCAGAATGGCCTGTCCTTGTTCAACGAGCCTCTCCCTGACACTAGGATTTCTTCTGCAGAGCTTAATTATGGTTTTATCAAGTTCAAGGATACAACTGCACCATCTAATAATGCAAACAACTTCGAACCATTTGCAACTGTAGTGTCAAGGTTGCATCAACACCTTCTGGATGCAAATGTTGAAGTTACTTATACAGAATACTTAGATTTGATGAAACTAGAAGTTGATCAGCAGCTTAATAAGCTCACCGAGGATATACGGGTCTTCAAAAGCTATGACTTGGCCCACAAATATGATGCAAACAGTTCATGCTCTACGGCATGCCATGTCGGGAAGTTGACTGAGATAGATGAGGGATTCAACAGCTTGAAGGTGCTGTTGGTTGTAGTTTTCCAACAAATTAGAGAGATGCTCACATTGGTCAATGCTTCAATCCATGATCTTCAGTGGGAGCATGAATTACAGCTAGAGGTTATTCGCATTATTATTGGAGACTGCATTAGAGGCCTTCAGGATGAGCTAGGGAGGAGGTTGCATGAACAAAGTTCCATAGTGAATAGTCTAAGAAAAAATTGGCAGGAAACTGTGGCTCAGTGTGCTTCCATCCGTGAAGACCTGATTGCTATTTCTGATATACTATTACCTTCAGAAGAAGAACCCCACATTCCCCTTTGTAGGCATGAAAGTTTGGGTAACTGGAGCGACAGATGGAAGTTCAGCTTTTTCAGAAAGATAACACATCAGGATCACTCCCTATCTTCCTCTGAGCAAAACAAGAATTCTGCAACACAGAAATCTATATCTCTCAGTGAAGTTATTTCAGAAAAATCTGACTTCCGACATCTGAAGGGTATGCCTAGACAAGAAATGCTTAACTACTTCAGATCTGAGATCAGTAAATTAAGAAGGCTGCATGAGTTGGATTTGCAAGAGAAAACAGAAGAGCTGTTCAAATTCAAACGAGAGAAATGGTCATTGGCTCTTAAGTATGATGTAGAATTCGAGCCCTTACGGAAGAAATTCCCTGAGATCATTTTAAGATTTGACCAAATCATGTCCAATGGAATGGCAGCACCTACAATCTGCAGTGCTAGTGATGCACTTGATGAAAGGAGCAGATTGAATAGTAGAATTGATTCGCTGTACCGTGACAACCAGCATCTTCGATGTTTGCTTGCAGAGAAGACGAAGAATGTTCAGGAATTATCATGCCAGATATCTGATGCCAGTAGGAAAATGTCACTTCAATATTCTCTAGAAAAACAACTTTTGAGGCAAGTCAGCAACATTAAAGAAGAGTATGAGGATCTTTATGTCGAAAGCACTATCAGAGATGAAATTTACCAAACTGTTACAAGAAAATTGGTTGATAGTCATAGGAACATCTTGGAAGATACTGCTCAAAATTTTCATGCAAAGCTGTCCTCACTTGAAGCTGCACTCTCAGAAAAGGACAAGGCGTTGTCTTTATCTAATGAAGAAAACCAGAAGTTAAAGGAAAAATTGTCAATACTAGAAAAAGAGCATTTCGTCCAAAATAATCAGCAAGATCTAGAGCTAACCAAGCAAGAGAGTGAGGAAATGGTACTCCGTGACATTGAGATGGAGACTCATGTGGCGCCACAAAGACCATATGAGATTTCTGATCAGGATATGCCGTATGAGGAGCTCATTAACCTGAATCAGACTTTAGAGATTGCCTCAACCACCTTAAAAGAAgttgaaacaaaaaaattggATTATAGTGATATCCTAGGTAAAAGAGAGCAAGAAAAGCAGCTAGACTGCATTATGGTATCAATCATGGATTTGTCAAAAGAATTTGTGGAGATTGAACATAAAATGTCAGAAGATATAAAAGGAAATGACAAAAA GACAGAAAATCTGAATGATCGATGCAACCATATGGTACAACAGGCCATCGTACTGACAAAGAAAGGtctatggtacaagcaaatgcTTGACACAAGACGTTCTGAGCTCCGAAAAGCTGAATCTGAG GTCGATATTTTGGGAAATAAGGTCAATGCACTCTTAAGCCTTGTTCAAAAGATATATGTAACTCTTGAGCACTACTCTCCTGTTTTTCAGCATCATCCTGTG CTATTGGATGCTTTCTTGAAGACATGCAAGCTTGTTGCAGGCATAAGAAGCAGACAAAAAGAGGAATCAGAAGACACAACATAA
- the LOC101754258 gene encoding ferredoxin--NADP reductase, embryo isozyme, chloroplastic has protein sequence MASAALGTQVAATALAPVGSDGFLNGSSLKGNNNLNFRSKPWIRRTLAWEKTQQSRHLNKVFCMSVQLASKSKVAVKPVELENAKEPPLNLYKPKEPYTATIVSVERLVGPKAPGEICHIVIDHGGNVPYWEGQSYGVIPPGENPKKPGSPNTVRLYSIASTRYGDSFDGKTASLCVRRAVYYDPETGKEDPSKKGICSNFLCDSKPGDKVQITGPSGKILLLPEDDPNATHIMIATGTGVAPYRGYLRRMFMEDVPAYKFGGLAWLFLGVANSDSLLYDEEFTTYLQQYPDNFRYDKALSREQKNKSGGKMYVQDKIEEYSDEIFKLLDGGAHIYFCGLKGMMPGIQDTLKRVAEQRGESWDQKLSQLKKNKQWHVEVY, from the exons ATGGCTTCCGCCGCGCTCGGGACTCAG GTTGCTGCAACGGCCTTGGCGCCCGTCGGCTCGGACGGTTTCCTCAACGGTTCTTCGCTTAAG GGTAACAATAATCTAAACTTTCGGAGCAAACCGTGGATCAGGAGAACTTTAGCATGGGAAAAGACCCAGCAATCAAGGCATTTAAACAAGGTCTTCTGCATGTCTGTTCAACTTGCAAGCAAAAGCAAAGTTGCTGTTAAACCTGTTGAATTGGAGAATGCGAAGGAGCCACCACTCAACTTATACAAGCCAAAGGAACCATACACTGCAACAATTGTCTCAGTTGAGAGGCTTGTAGGCCCTAAAGCTCCTGGTGAAATATGCCACATTGTCATTGACCATGGCGGTAATGTTCCATACTGGGAAGGACAGAGTTATGGTGTCATTCCTCCG GGAGAGAATCCGAAGAAACCTGGGTCTCCAAATACCGTTAGGCTCTATTCTATTGCTTCTACTAGGTATGGTGATTCTTTTGATGGAAAGACAGCAAGCTTATGTGTTCGCCGTGCTGTTTATTATGATCCTGAAACTGGAAAGGAAGACCCCTCAAAGAAGGGTATCTGCAGTAACTTCCTGTGTGACTCAAAACCAGGGGATAAAGTTCAGATCACAG GCCCCTCAGGCAAAATTCTGCTTCTTCCGGAGGATGATCCAAATGCAACTCATATCATGATTGCCACTGGCACTGGTGTTGCTCCTTACCGTGGCTACCTACGTCGTATGTTCATGGAAGATGTCCCAGCTTACAAATTTGGCGGTCTggcatggctcttccttggtgTTGCTAACTCTGACAGCCTCCTCTATGATGAAGAATTCACTACCTACCTTCAGCAGTATCCAGACAATTTCAG GTATGACAAAGCACTAAGCAGAGAGCAGAAGAATAAGAGTGGTGGCAAGATGTATGTTCAGGACAAGATTGAGGAGTACAGCGACGAAATCTTCAAGCTCCTGGACGGAGGTGCACACATCTACTTTTGCGGTTTGAAGGGGATGATGCCTGGAATCCAGGACACGCTCAAGAGGGTGGCcgagcagagaggagagagcTGGGACCAGAAGCTGTCACAGCTGAAAAAGAACAAGCAGTGGCACGTGGAGGTTTACTAG
- the LOC101786129 gene encoding CCR4-NOT transcription complex subunit 9 has protein sequence MFPDLGPLIWHSFGTMVVLLQEIMSVYPTLSPPTLSASVSNRACNVLALLQSVASHPETRDPFLKAEITEYLYPLLNTTIDTRSFEYLRLTTLGVFGALVKVDDTEVVNSLLKSDIIHLCLRIMETGSELSKTVATFIVQKIIIDEAGLQHICGTPERFFGIASVLASMVAEQPQPSTRLLKHIIRCYLRLTDDPRARTALQTNLPEALRDGTFDNCLGDDAVARLYLQQLLDNLAEPAGEAPPPVPGPAAAGVTHLGSAPVAGGAPHPGPGPVAGASPRGSSQAGPSRAHQGPAPAAGGAPHPSPDPAAGASPGGSSQAGPSRAHPGSASAAGGAPHPGPGPAAGASPGGSSQAGPSHAHPGSAPAAGGAPHPGPGPVAGGSSGGSSQAGPSRRRR, from the exons ATGTTTCCGGATTTGGGTCCACTGATATGGCACTCTTTTGGCACAATGGTTGTGCTGCTGCAG GAAATCATGTCAGTCTATCCTACACTTTCACCCCCTACATTATCCGCAAGTGTATCAAACAGAGCCTGCAATGTTCTCGCACTCCTTCAG TCTGTTGCATCACACCCTGAGACAAGGGACCCCTTTTTAAAAG CTGAAATTACTGAGTACTTATACCCACTCTTGAACACTACTATCGACACCAGATCTTTTGAGTACCTGCGCCTCACCACTCTTGGTGTGTTTGGTGCTCTTGTTAAG GTGGATGATACTGAAGTTGTCAATTCCCTGCTAAAGAGTGACATCATTCATCTATGCTTGCGAATCATGGAGACAGGCAGCGAGCTGTCAAAAACA GTGGCTACTTTCATTGTACAAAAGATCATTATAGATGAAGCTGGGTTACAGCACATCTGTGGCACCCCTGAACGTTTTTTTGGGATAGCCAGTGTTTTAGCAAGCATGGTGGCTGAACAGCCTCAGCCCTCCACCAGGTTGCTGAAGCACATTATCCGCTGCTACCTCAGGCTGACGGATGATCCCAG GGCTCGTACTGCGCTGCAAACTAATCTTCCTGAGGCTCTGAGAGATGGGACATTCGACAACTGCCTTGGG GATGACGCTGTTGCAAGGCTCTACCTCCAACAACTGCTGGATAATCTGGCTGAGCCTGCGGGTGAAGCACCTCCTCCCGTTCCAGGTCCTGCGGCAGCTGGTGTAACCCATCTAGGCTCAGCTCCTGTGGCGGGTGGTGCGCCACATCCTGGCCCAGGCCCTGTTGCGGGTGCAAGCCCCAGAGGATCCTCTCAGGCAGGACCGAGTCGCGCTCATCAAGGCCCAGCTCCCGCGGCAGGTGGTGCGCCACATCCTAGCCCAGACCCTGCAGCAGGTGCAAGCCCTGGAGGATCCTCTCAAGCAGGACCGAGTCGTGCTCATCCAGGCTCAGCTTCCGCGGCGGGTGGTGCGCCACATCCTGGCCCAGGCCCTGCGGCAGGTGCAAGCCCTGGAGGATCCTCTCAAGCAGGACCGAGTCATGCACATCCAGGCTCAGCTCCCGCGGCGGGTGGTGCACCACATCCTGGCCCAGGCCCTGTGGCGGGTGGAAGCTCTGGAGGTTCCTCTCAGGCAGGGCCGAGCCGCAGGCGCCGTTGA